Proteins encoded in a region of the Coffea eugenioides isolate CCC68of chromosome 4, Ceug_1.0, whole genome shotgun sequence genome:
- the LOC113767682 gene encoding uncharacterized protein LOC113767682: YFWNLRRNNLTRTEATFRSELTNRPDLNGLIQKLVLEDKGLSMPSEEANGGKLVVQSLGMSSWGTGEVSKESSSRSSGEVSKELIVKEIECGTERNGSENKWKGVSNIGDKSKIDQSVGTSDKNFTFSKGSDDMVLDLYSWKYSHSNGPTVSYQNDVGSASANNFSGFQVHGKSKVSLVEVFDSVKPNTKSGEEDASSSDKRTAWPVSTSKSTLELKNERNQDTDLKEVDPPHKRTGGSTKDDSVDYTWSRNDELSHPSSELWKDCSVKTILPFSKGDTSSSYDGTVSVGDKKEIKRKAEVNDIRAAIKEQVDEVGRSLYFGKAQGSEPKDFSALCFPHTPENQKEEFPRLPPVKLKSEEKPFSINWEGKYEIDGPGPKSTSAENTYLIGSFLDVPIGQEINTSGAKRPVGGSWLSVSQGISEDTSDLVSGFATIGDGLSETVDYPNEYWDSDEYEDDDDVGYMRQPIEDETWFLAHEIDYPSDNEKGTGHGSVPDPQDRTQNKNDEDDQSFAEEDSYFSGERYFQSKNIDPVGPSDDPIGLSVAKMYRRSDENDLIGHYDGQLMDEEELNLMRAEPVWQGFVTQSNELIMLQDGKVLNDCVRPRLDDICLDDDQHGSVRSIGVGINSDAADIGSEVRESLVGGSSEGDLEYFPDQDIGIGMSRRAQHDSDKNYSETSSSGKKKLNKSNLDNFITLNDKGAYSQAKNHMDGGFSFPPPRDKELVQTSSGKAFWSKKGNTVVSDEADDCLVTNDDMLASWRRKSSESSPVKSSIDGNNANVAGSANSSPSSLSNYGYAETEHAKKEDDGIARARATEEDPGALLEDEEAIAVQEQVKQIKAQEEEFETFDLKIVHRKNRTGFEEDKNFHVVLNSVIAGRYHVTEYLGSAAFSKAIQAHDLHTGMDVCVKIIKNNKDFFDQSLDEIKLLKYINKHDPGDKYHILRLYDYFYYREHLLIVCELLKANLYEFHKFNRESGGEVYFTMPRLQSITIQCLEALQFLHGLGLIHCDLKPENILVKSYSRCEVKVIDLGSSCFATDHLCSYVQSRSYRAPEVILGLPYDKKIDVWSLGCILAELCTGNVLFQNDSPATLLARVIGIIGSIEQEMLAKGRDTYKYFTKNHMLYERNQETNRLEYLIPKKTSLRHRLPMGDQGFIDFVAHLLEINPKKRPSAAEALKHPWLSYPYEPISS; the protein is encoded by the exons TATTTCTGGAATTTGAGAAGGAACAATTTAACTAGGACTGAGGCCACATTCCGCAGTGAGCTGACAAACCGGCCTGATTTGAATGGGTTAATTCAGAAGCTTGTACTTGAGGATAAGGGGTTAAGTATGCCGTCAGAAGAAGCAAATGGGGGAAAGCTAGTCGTGCAAAGCCTAGGCATGAGTTCTTGGGGTACTGGGGAGGTTTCAAAGGAGTCGAGTTCACGGAGTAGTGGTGAAGTTTCAAAGGAGCTCATTGTGAAAGAGATAGAGTGTGGGACAGAGAGAAATGGGTCTGAGAACAAGTGGAAAGGTGTTTCTAATATTGGagacaaaagcaaaattgatcAATCTGTTGGAACAAGTGACAAGAATTTTACTTTTTCTAAGGGTTCTGATGATATGGTGCTTGATTTGTATTCATGGAAGTATAGTCACAGTAATGGCCCAACTGTGTCTTATCAGAATGATGTTGGAAGTGCCAGTGCAAACAACTTTTCAGGGTTTCAGGTTCATGGGAAATCAAAGGTGAGTTTGGTTGAGGTTTTTGACAGTGTCAAGCCTAATACAAAATCTGGTGAAGAAGATGCCTCTTCTAGTGATAAGAGAACAGCTTGGCCTGTAAGTACCAGTAAGTCAACTTTGGAACTGAAGAACGAGAGAAATCAAGATACTGACCTCAAGGAAGTTGACCCACCGCACAAGCGAACTGGGGGATCCACTAAAGATGATTCTGTGGATTACACATGGTCTAGGAATGATGAACTCTCACATCCATCTTCAGAACTGTGGAAAGATTGTTCAGTAAAGACTATTCTCCCGTTTTCCAAAGGCGATACATCATCCAGTTATGATGGTACTGTTAGCGTTGGTGACAAAAAGGAAATTAAAAGAAAGGCAGAGGTCAATGACATTAGGGCAGCAATAAAAGAACAAGTGGATGAGGTAGGAAGATCTTTGTACTTTGGGAAGGCCCAAGGGAGTGAGCCAAAGGATTTCAGTGCCTTGTGTTTTCCTCACACTCCTGAAAATCAAAAGGAAGAGTTCCCTAGGTTGCCACCTGTTAAACTCAAGTCAGAAGAAAAGCCCTTCAGTATTAATTGGGAAGGGAAATATGAAATTGATGGACCTGGCCCAAAGTCTACAAGTGCTGAGAATACGTATCTTATAGGGTCGTTTTTGGATGTTCCAATTGGACAAGAAATTAATACATCAG GAGCAAAGCGGCCTGTTGGAGGTAGTTGGCTATCTGTAAGTCAGGGCATTTCTGAGGACACTTCAGATCTAGTGTCTGGTTTCGCAACTATTGGTGATGGATTGAGTGAAACTGTTGACTACCCAAATGAGTACTGGGACTCTGATGaatatgaagatgatgatgacgTTGGCTACATGAGACAGCCTATTGAAGACGAGACCTGGTTTTTGGCACATGAAATTGATTATCCTAGTGACAATGAAAAGGGAACAGGACATGGGAGTGTTCCAGACCCTCAAGATAGAACACAAAACAAAAATGATGAGGATGATCAATCATTTGCAGAAGAGGATTCCTACTTCTCTGGTGAGCGGTATTTCCAGTCAAAAAATATTGATCCAGTTGGTCCTTCTGATGATCCTATAGGGTTGTCAGTGGCCAAAATGTATAGGAGAAGTGATGAGAATGACTTGATTGGCCACTATGATGGACAGTTGATGGATGaagaggaattaaatttgatgCGTGCAGAACCCGTCTGGCAGGGTTttgtaactcagtcaaatgAACTTATTATGTTACAGGATGGGAAAGTTCTGAATGATTGTGTAAGGCCAAGATTAGATGATATTTGCCTGGATGATGATCAGCATGGATCGGTCAGATCTATTGGAGTAGGTATCAATAGCGATGCAGCTGATATAGGCAGTGAAGTGCGGGAGAGTTTGGTTGGTGGTAGTAGTGAGGGGGATTTAGAGTACTTTCCTGATCAAGATATTGGTATTGGAATGTCCAGGAGAGCACAGCATGACTCAGATAAGAATTATAGTGAAACATCAAGCAGTGGCAAAAAGAAATTGAATAAGAGCAATTTGGATAATTTCATCACACTTAATGACAAAGGTGCATATTCACAGGCAAAGAATCACATGGatggagggttttcttttcccCCTCCTAGAGATAAAGAGTTGGTCCAGACAAGCTCAGGGAAAGCTTTCTGGTCAAAGAAAGGTAATACTGTTGTGAGTGATGAAGCAGATGACTGTTTGGTAACAAATGATGACATGCTTGCTTCATGGAGGCGGAAAAGCAGTGAGTCTTCACCTGTGAAGAGTTCAATCGATGGAAACAATGCTAACGTTGCAGGATCAGCAAATTCTAGCCCGTCGTCACTTTCAAATTATGGTTACGCTGAGACAGAGCACGCAAAGAAAGAAGATGATGGAATAGCCAGAGCAAGGGCAACGGAAGAAGATCCAGGTGCGTTACTGGAGGATGAGGAAGCTATAGCTGTGCAGGAGCAAGTTAAACAGATAAAGGCACAGGAGGAagaatttgaaacctttgatcTTAAGATTGTCCACAGGAAAAACAG GACGGGCTTTGAGGAGGACAAAAACTTCCACGTTGTTTTAAATTCAGTCATTGCTGGGCGGTATCATGTTACAGAGTATCTTGGTTCTGCTGCATTTAGTAAAGCTATTCAAGCTCATGACCTTCACACTGGCATGGATGTCTGTGTGAAGATTATTAAGAACAACAAAGACTTTTTTGATCAGAGCCTGGATGAAATTAAGCTTCTCAAGTATATTAACAAGCATGATCCTGGTGACAAGTACCATATCCTCCGGTTGTATGATTATTTCTACTATCGT GAACATTTGTTAATTGTCTGCGAACTTCTCAAGGCTAATTTGTACGAGTTTCATAAATTTAATAGAGAATCTGGAGGGGAAGTTTATTTTACTATGCCAAGACTCCAG TCAATTACCATCCAGTGTTTAGAGGCACTTCAGTTTTTGCATGGTTTGGGCCTTATACATTGTGACTTGAAGCCTGAGAATATTCTTGTCAAGAGCTACAGTAGATGTGAGGTGAAGGTCATTGATCTGGGAAGCAGTTGTTTTGCAACGGATCATCTTTGTTCCTATGTGCAATCGAGGTCCTACCGTGCACCTGAGGTCATTTTGGGCCTTCCATATGATAAAAAGATTGATGTCTGGTCTCTTGGTTGCATTTTGGCAGAACTGTGTACTGGAAAT GTCCTCTTTCAAAATGATTCTCCTGCAACTTTACTTGCTCGAGTTATTGGGATTATCGGATCCATTGAACAGGAGATGCTTGCCAAAGGACGAGATACATACAAATACTTTACAAAAAATCACATGCTTTATGAGCGGAATCAG GAGACCAACAGACTTGAATACTTGATTCCGAAAAAGACATCCTTAAGGCATCGGTTACCAATGGGGGATCAAGGTTTTATTGACTTCGTAGCTCATCTGCTTGAAATAAACCCAAAGAAGCGCCCTTCAGCCGCGGAGGCTCTAAAACACCCATGGCTATCATACCCTTACGAACCAATATCATCTTGA
- the LOC113767769 gene encoding protein LURP-one-related 8-like, with protein sequence MTRVYPNATSFKEVDQPKQPLAIDHGGNLDGGPVVLTVWKKSLLFNCDGFTVFDAEGDLVFRVDNYMSGAKGEIVLMDASGKSLLTIRRKRLSIADNWLVFEGEEAANPRFSVRKQVNFLNSRSLAQVSCLSCCDSGSPSSPSSSSSPKKKLVYEIEGSYKQRCCVVYDDKRRGVAEIKRKEAVGGLVFGLDVFRLIVHEPGSRIESAVAMALVIVLEQMFGSSSYSPRALH encoded by the exons ATGACAAGGGTATACCCAAATGCAACTTCCTTCAAGGAGGTTGATCAGCCAAAACAACCATTGGCTATTGATCATGGTGGGAACTTGGATGGGGGGCCAGTGGTTTTGACTGTTTGGAAGAAATCCTTGCTGTTTAATTGCGATGGTTTTACTGTGTTTGATGCCGAGGGAGATTTGGTCTTTCGGGTGGACAATTACATGTCCGGTGCTAAAGGAGAGATCGTTCTTATGGACGCGTCTGGCAAGTCTCTGCTAACCATCCGTCGCAag AGACTGAGTATTGCGGATAATTGGTTAGTGTTCGAGGGCGAGGAAGCGGCTAATCCCCGGTTTTCCGTGAGGAAGCAAGTGAATTTCTTGAATTCAAGATCACTAGCTCAAGTGAGCTGCCTCTCTTGCTGTGACAGTGGATCACCGTCATcgccctcctcctcctcttctccTAAGAAGAAGTTAGTGTACGAGATTGAAGGCTCTTACAAGCAACGGTGTTGTGTGGTGTATGATGACAAACGGAGGGGAGTGGCGGAGATCAAGCGGAAGGAAGCCGTCGGAGGGCTGGTCTTCGGGTTGGATGTGTTTCGGCTTATAGTACACGAGCCTGGCAGCAGAATTGAGTCGGCCGTGGCTATGGCCCTTGTTATCGTCCTCGAGCAGATGTTTGGATCTTCCTCCTACAGTCCAAGAGCCCTCCATTGA